One part of the [Synechococcus] sp. NIES-970 genome encodes these proteins:
- a CDS encoding aspartate aminotransferase: protein MVKINENYLKLKAGYLFPEIARRVNAFVAENPNAPIIKLGIGDVTEPLPAACREAMAKAIDDMGDRANFKGYGPEQGYGWLREKIAAHDFQARGCEIDASEIFISDGSKCDTGNILDIFGKDNIIAVTDPVYPVYVDTNVMAGHTGEADETGKYAGLTYIPITADNNFEAQIPTEKVDLIYLCFPNNPTGATATKAQLQAWVDYAKANSSLIFFDAAYEAFITEDGIPHSIYEIDGAKDCAIEFRSFSKNAGFTGTRCAFTVVPKNLTVKASNGEEVQLWSLWNRRQSTKFNGVSYIVQRGAEAVYSEAGQAQIKALISFYLENAAIIRRELAAVGFDVYGGVNAPYVWVKTPAGLSSWDFFDKLLINCNVVGTPGSGFGAAGEGYFRISAFNSRENVLEAMKRITAAFQ from the coding sequence ATGGTTAAAATCAACGAAAATTATCTCAAACTAAAGGCAGGCTACCTGTTTCCTGAAATTGCCCGCCGGGTTAACGCCTTCGTTGCGGAAAATCCTAATGCGCCGATCATTAAGTTAGGTATTGGTGATGTCACAGAGCCCCTCCCCGCTGCTTGCCGGGAAGCGATGGCTAAGGCGATCGATGATATGGGCGATCGCGCGAATTTTAAAGGTTATGGCCCCGAACAGGGTTACGGTTGGCTCCGGGAAAAAATTGCAGCCCATGACTTCCAGGCCCGGGGTTGTGAGATCGATGCTTCTGAAATTTTCATCTCCGATGGCTCCAAATGTGACACCGGAAATATTCTCGATATTTTCGGCAAGGATAATATCATCGCCGTCACCGATCCTGTGTATCCGGTTTATGTGGATACCAACGTGATGGCGGGTCACACTGGCGAAGCTGATGAAACTGGGAAATACGCCGGTTTAACTTATATCCCGATCACCGCTGACAATAACTTCGAGGCGCAAATCCCCACAGAGAAAGTTGACCTTATCTACCTCTGCTTCCCCAATAACCCCACCGGGGCGACGGCCACCAAGGCACAACTCCAAGCTTGGGTAGACTATGCCAAGGCCAACAGCTCCTTGATTTTCTTTGATGCGGCCTACGAAGCTTTCATCACCGAAGACGGCATTCCCCACTCCATCTATGAGATTGATGGGGCAAAAGATTGTGCGATCGAATTCCGCTCCTTCTCGAAAAATGCTGGTTTTACGGGAACCCGTTGTGCATTTACCGTAGTGCCGAAAAATCTCACTGTAAAAGCCTCCAATGGTGAAGAGGTGCAGCTCTGGAGCCTCTGGAACCGCCGTCAGTCCACAAAATTCAATGGGGTTTCCTACATTGTCCAGCGGGGTGCAGAAGCAGTTTATTCCGAAGCTGGCCAAGCCCAAATTAAGGCCCTGATTAGTTTCTATCTGGAAAATGCGGCGATTATCCGCCGGGAGCTTGCTGCGGTGGGCTTTGATGTTTACGGTGGCGTGAATGCTCCCTATGTGTGGGTAAAAACACCAGCGGGTTTATCCAGTTGGGATTTCTTTGATAAGTTGCTGATCAACTGCAATGTAGTCGGCACACCGGGTTCTGGGTTTGGGGCTGCCGGGGAAGGTTATTTCCGAATTTCTGCCTTTAACAGCCGGGAAAATGTGCTTGAAGCAATGAAACGAATTACCGCTGCTTTCCAATAG
- a CDS encoding putative PmbA/TldD family protein, translating into MRDFAQQLLDLARQGGAEFAEVYQGSSVSHPVTFEANRLKQLETSESIGTALRLWYQGRPGLAVAYGQVEPRQLVEKAIALSKLNETSPLDICEPRRDINPPIGTAMTVEALVETGKQAIAQLRDHYPDILCGGVFDCESSQTLLLNSEGLYCTAADISLSFGLEVEWVRGDDFLGIYDGEVSQDTLNLEIVVQNIRQRLHWARENVPVTTQKAPVIFTSNAAPLLWSTVAAALNGKNILEESSPWSKTLGKLVASPQVSLYQDPTAKPYICHFDDEGTPTRSLSLIREGYAQELYGDRRTAHKLGLRPTGNGFRASLGRYPSPELINLIVAPGSGNLNSIISQLDNAVVVDQVLGGDADLSGDFSVNIDLGYQVQGGQIIGRIKDTMVAGNVYDALKQVIQVGGDRRWQGSCYTPSLVLDSLSVIA; encoded by the coding sequence ATGCGTGATTTTGCACAACAGCTCCTTGATTTGGCGCGTCAGGGAGGGGCTGAGTTTGCTGAGGTTTACCAAGGCAGCTCCGTTTCCCATCCCGTTACCTTTGAAGCGAATCGCCTGAAGCAACTGGAAACATCTGAGTCCATTGGTACAGCTCTGCGACTTTGGTATCAAGGGCGCCCTGGGTTAGCAGTCGCCTATGGCCAAGTGGAACCGCGACAACTGGTGGAAAAGGCGATCGCCCTGAGTAAACTCAATGAGACATCTCCCCTAGATATTTGTGAACCGCGCCGGGACATTAATCCGCCCATCGGCACAGCGATGACCGTTGAGGCCCTTGTAGAAACTGGCAAGCAGGCGATCGCCCAACTGCGTGACCATTACCCAGATATCCTTTGCGGCGGTGTTTTTGACTGTGAATCAAGTCAAACCCTCCTGCTCAATTCCGAAGGTCTCTATTGCACAGCAGCAGATATTTCATTGAGCTTTGGCCTAGAAGTGGAATGGGTCCGGGGCGATGATTTTTTGGGAATCTATGATGGTGAAGTCTCCCAGGATACCCTCAACTTAGAAATTGTCGTTCAGAATATCCGCCAGCGACTCCACTGGGCCAGGGAAAATGTTCCTGTCACCACCCAAAAAGCGCCTGTCATCTTTACCAGTAACGCAGCGCCCCTCTTGTGGTCTACCGTAGCAGCCGCCCTCAATGGCAAAAATATCCTTGAAGAATCTTCCCCCTGGAGTAAAACCCTCGGTAAACTGGTCGCCTCGCCCCAGGTAAGCCTTTACCAAGACCCCACGGCAAAACCCTACATCTGCCATTTTGATGATGAAGGAACTCCCACCCGCTCTCTTTCCCTCATCCGCGAAGGATATGCTCAGGAACTTTATGGCGATCGCCGCACTGCTCACAAATTGGGCCTTCGTCCTACAGGCAATGGGTTTCGGGCCAGCCTTGGTCGCTACCCCAGTCCAGAATTGATCAATCTGATTGTTGCCCCTGGCAGCGGCAATCTTAATAGTATTATTTCTCAGCTAGATAACGCAGTAGTAGTCGATCAAGTCCTTGGGGGAGATGCCGATTTATCGGGGGACTTTTCCGTCAACATTGACCTTGGCTACCAAGTGCAAGGAGGCCAAATCATCGGTCGTATCAAGGATACGATGGTAGCTGGCAATGTTTATGATGCCCTAAAACAGGTTATTCAGGTGGGGGGCGATCGCCGCTGGCAAGGTTCCTGCTATACGCCATCCTTAGTCTTAGACTCCCTTTCAGTGATCGCCTAA
- a CDS encoding CBS domain protein, whose product MLSSGEILVRLLSVLLLIAINAFFVTAEFSIVSVRRSRISQLIATGDAQARMVQTLQSHLERLLSTTQLGITLSSLALGWIGEDTMGTVIAQALVALPLPSNWIQPLAMSVSIPLAFLLIAYLQIVLGELCPKSVALSHAEEMARWLAPPSLAIARIFKPFIWILNQSNRLLLRLGGIAPIQQGLWYDRLTPEELQLIITTEQESMGLEAEERELLSNVIEFGDVVAEEIMTPRTKVHAIAREASLQKFLQKVSQTNHSGYPVYGDSIDDIIGFIRFRDLAKPLAAETIDLNTPITPWIRPIPFVAEGTPIADLLPKMQRTKQPMVMVVDEFGGTAGLVTLKDIINEIIGDELDNHPNTPPVFKALDRQTFLVDAQIDLEELNELLSIELPYTDDYQTLSGFLLYQWQKIPHLGESFQYEGLKFQVMAIDGPRLQQVKITRNPSDIEAIAELDFSVEPESHPDVEEILGAESELKSPEEIDEF is encoded by the coding sequence ATGTTATCGAGTGGTGAAATTTTAGTTCGCTTGCTGTCTGTACTGTTGCTGATTGCCATTAATGCTTTTTTTGTAACGGCAGAATTTTCAATTGTTTCGGTGCGGCGATCGCGCATTAGTCAATTGATTGCGACGGGAGATGCCCAGGCCAGAATGGTCCAGACACTCCAATCACACCTAGAGCGGCTTTTATCTACAACCCAATTGGGGATCACCCTTTCGAGTTTGGCCCTGGGTTGGATCGGCGAAGATACCATGGGGACAGTGATTGCCCAGGCATTAGTGGCTCTACCTTTACCGAGCAACTGGATTCAACCTCTGGCAATGTCTGTATCCATCCCGTTGGCTTTTCTCTTGATTGCCTACTTGCAGATTGTCCTTGGGGAATTGTGTCCTAAGTCTGTGGCCCTTTCCCATGCGGAAGAAATGGCCCGGTGGTTAGCCCCCCCTAGTTTGGCGATCGCCCGCATTTTTAAGCCCTTTATCTGGATTTTGAACCAATCCAATCGTTTACTGCTGCGGTTGGGGGGGATTGCGCCGATTCAACAGGGGCTCTGGTATGACCGCCTCACCCCAGAGGAATTGCAGCTGATCATCACCACAGAACAAGAATCAATGGGTTTAGAAGCAGAAGAACGGGAACTTTTAAGCAATGTGATCGAATTTGGTGATGTGGTAGCCGAAGAAATCATGACCCCCCGCACCAAAGTCCATGCGATCGCCAGGGAAGCAAGTCTCCAAAAATTTCTCCAAAAGGTCAGTCAAACAAATCATTCTGGTTATCCAGTCTATGGAGATTCCATCGATGACATCATTGGCTTTATCCGTTTTCGTGACCTTGCTAAGCCCCTCGCTGCCGAAACCATTGATCTCAATACTCCAATCACCCCCTGGATTCGTCCCATTCCTTTTGTCGCTGAGGGTACACCCATTGCAGATTTGCTGCCAAAAATGCAACGGACAAAACAGCCGATGGTGATGGTGGTGGATGAATTTGGGGGGACAGCAGGTCTCGTGACTCTCAAGGACATTATCAACGAAATCATTGGGGACGAACTGGACAATCACCCCAATACTCCCCCTGTTTTTAAGGCCCTAGACCGCCAGACATTCTTAGTGGATGCCCAAATTGATCTAGAAGAACTCAATGAACTCTTGAGTATCGAGCTTCCTTATACCGACGATTATCAAACCCTCAGTGGTTTTTTGCTTTATCAATGGCAGAAGATTCCTCATCTGGGTGAGTCATTTCAATATGAAGGCCTCAAGTTTCAGGTAATGGCCATTGACGGGCCCCGTCTGCAACAGGTAAAGATCACCCGTAATCCTTCCGATATTGAGGCGATCGCCGAATTAGACTTTTCGGTAGAGCCCGAGAGTCACCCAGATGTAGAAGAAATCCTCGGCGCTGAATCCGAGCTTAAATCTCCTGAAGAAATCGATGAATTTTAG
- the pyrE gene encoding orotate phosphoribosyltransferase: protein MPSLTDLLTADQASLKQALLEHIATDAYKEGDFTLSSGQKSTYYINGKLVTLTAEGALLIGRLILSQLDQDVAAVAGLTLGADPIVSAVSVVSAYENRPIPALIIRKQAKGHGTQAYIEGPVLPAGAKVVVLEDVVTTGKSAAQAVERLQAAGYQVSEIIALVDRQQGGAEFYASQNLKFSSLFTIKDVQAAYRALQR, encoded by the coding sequence ATGCCTTCCCTGACTGATCTCCTAACCGCCGACCAAGCTAGCCTCAAACAGGCTCTCCTTGAGCACATCGCTACCGATGCCTATAAAGAAGGTGACTTCACCCTTTCCTCTGGGCAAAAAAGCACCTATTACATCAATGGCAAGCTGGTGACTCTCACCGCTGAAGGGGCTCTCCTGATTGGTCGCTTGATTTTGTCCCAACTAGACCAAGATGTAGCAGCGGTGGCAGGTTTAACCCTCGGTGCTGACCCGATTGTCAGTGCGGTCAGTGTCGTTTCTGCCTATGAAAATCGTCCCATTCCGGCCCTCATTATCCGCAAGCAAGCCAAAGGTCACGGCACCCAAGCGTATATCGAAGGCCCTGTCCTGCCAGCGGGGGCAAAGGTGGTTGTCCTTGAAGATGTGGTGACCACTGGAAAATCTGCCGCCCAAGCGGTGGAACGTCTCCAGGCAGCGGGTTATCAGGTCAGTGAAATTATTGCCCTTGTCGATCGCCAACAGGGGGGCGCGGAATTTTACGCGAGCCAAAACCTCAAATTTTCTAGTCTCTTTACGATCAAAGATGTGCAGGCCGCCTACCGAGCCCTACAGCGTTAA
- a CDS encoding hypothetical protein (conserved hypothetical protein) — translation MKILCIHGLSRTPFSLLGLELYLRHYGWETEQFGYFAAAESFEQIVTRLRQKIQAIAQNSLYGIVAHSLGGVLTRAALACPHTPAPTQVVMLGTPNQPPRLAALAWQLPPFRWWTGNCGFNLTDEKFYSTLPTLQIPYTVIAGTGGPRGKFSPFGNEPNDGIVALTETHLTPTDRVIQLPVLHTFMMNHPQLQRIVRDIFHQGDRPQGVR, via the coding sequence ATGAAAATTTTGTGTATCCACGGCCTCAGTCGGACGCCTTTTTCCCTACTGGGCCTCGAGCTATACCTACGACATTACGGTTGGGAAACAGAGCAGTTTGGTTATTTTGCCGCCGCTGAAAGTTTTGAGCAAATTGTCACCCGGCTCCGCCAAAAAATTCAGGCGATCGCCCAAAACAGTCTCTATGGGATTGTGGCCCATTCCCTGGGGGGCGTTTTAACCCGCGCCGCCCTCGCCTGTCCCCACACCCCCGCACCGACTCAAGTGGTGATGTTGGGGACCCCAAACCAGCCACCTCGCCTTGCGGCCTTGGCCTGGCAGTTGCCCCCTTTCCGGTGGTGGACGGGGAACTGTGGCTTTAATTTGACCGACGAAAAATTCTACAGCACTCTACCAACATTGCAGATACCCTACACCGTTATTGCGGGTACTGGTGGCCCCCGGGGAAAATTCAGTCCCTTTGGCAATGAACCCAATGATGGCATTGTGGCCCTGACAGAAACCCACCTGACCCCCACGGATCGGGTGATTCAACTGCCGGTACTCCACACCTTTATGATGAATCACCCCCAACTGCAACGGATCGTTCGGGACATTTTTCACCAAGGCGATCGCCCCCAAGGGGTGCGGTAA
- a CDS encoding hypothetical protein (conserved hypothetical membrane protein), with amino-acid sequence MANRYIAQINALWTAFLLGTLFHTDLGLMPLFHDMAVEHSHAGENLDAVFGFMLFFFAIPMVLIILTTFTQSIGFRRSHFGITVVYSVLNLGHLIADIAVSAPWYQLILMVLLLAIGLLLNLVSFKWLQKRYHRQRKAIPAA; translated from the coding sequence ATGGCCAATCGTTACATCGCCCAGATCAATGCCCTCTGGACAGCCTTTCTGTTGGGGACGTTATTTCACACTGACTTGGGTTTGATGCCGCTATTTCATGACATGGCGGTGGAGCATTCCCATGCGGGAGAAAATCTGGATGCCGTATTCGGGTTTATGCTCTTCTTTTTTGCAATCCCAATGGTGCTGATCATCCTGACGACCTTTACCCAAAGTATCGGGTTTCGGCGATCGCATTTTGGGATCACGGTGGTTTATTCGGTGCTGAATCTGGGCCATCTCATCGCCGATATTGCCGTCAGCGCGCCTTGGTATCAGTTGATTTTGATGGTCCTGCTGTTGGCGATCGGCCTGTTGCTCAATCTGGTGTCGTTTAAATGGCTGCAAAAACGCTACCATCGACAGAGGAAAGCAATTCCCGCCGCTTAG
- a CDS encoding hypothetical protein (conserved hypothetical protein), with protein MKFQTTLAYTLLLLLAMFGAGTVSALYGFTVGYSALQGVKQPEGNPSQKLLQSSRQNNAADNLEPEPEFVSERSIIVAVYDHIQAQEKNLQKQETTPADEEDDFIAVAEPETETSPTETATFPLRAQVADLNLEITKGEMSGNDWLMEVNIQNNGQESVNFLYNFLEVTSDDGRLLSTQTEGLPNEIPANRQQYSGIIRIPAVILEETKTLTLQLEDYPEREISLEIANIPVVR; from the coding sequence ATGAAGTTCCAGACCACTTTGGCCTACACCCTGCTGCTACTCCTTGCTATGTTTGGCGCTGGAACTGTTAGTGCCCTTTATGGATTTACAGTGGGATACAGCGCCCTCCAAGGGGTCAAACAGCCGGAAGGAAATCCAAGCCAAAAATTACTGCAGAGTAGCCGTCAAAACAACGCAGCTGACAATCTAGAACCCGAACCAGAATTCGTCTCGGAACGCTCGATTATTGTGGCTGTCTATGACCACATCCAGGCCCAGGAAAAAAATCTCCAGAAGCAAGAAACAACACCTGCAGATGAGGAAGATGATTTTATTGCAGTGGCAGAGCCTGAGACCGAAACTAGCCCTACGGAAACGGCGACTTTTCCTCTCAGAGCCCAAGTAGCAGATCTAAACCTAGAGATTACTAAGGGGGAAATGTCTGGTAATGACTGGCTGATGGAGGTCAATATTCAAAACAATGGCCAAGAATCAGTAAACTTTTTGTACAACTTTCTGGAAGTGACCAGTGATGATGGTCGTCTCCTCAGTACCCAGACCGAAGGGCTGCCGAATGAAATTCCGGCAAACCGTCAACAATATTCGGGAATAATCCGTATCCCAGCGGTGATTTTAGAGGAAACAAAAACTTTGACATTACAGCTTGAAGACTATCCCGAACGGGAGATTTCCTTAGAAATCGCCAATATTCCAGTGGTACGTTAA
- a CDS encoding hypothetical protein (conserved hypothetical protein), whose translation MHNFSPFLLAATGQSFPLYFTLVYVVGFVAAVSIGLIAFFNSKRPTGWEDAQRPDVIPDLQKREPQD comes from the coding sequence ATGCACAATTTCTCACCTTTTCTTTTAGCCGCAACGGGACAATCCTTTCCGCTCTACTTCACCCTTGTTTATGTGGTGGGATTTGTGGCGGCAGTATCCATTGGTTTGATCGCGTTTTTCAACTCCAAGCGCCCTACGGGCTGGGAAGATGCGCAGCGCCCAGATGTGATTCCTGATCTCCAGAAAAGAGAGCCCCAAGACTAA
- a CDS encoding hypothetical protein (conserved hypothetical protein), with product MKKWFHHLTTVLAVGAAVQGIGQQAIAQTYLEGRYPTYPEHTNDVFTRALYYESRDTFESFRTGQVLNDSFGVSPFGIDGSGYPEHRAKRDIKKIDILYRDIMLQQVGSDPVIRTQDLPNPFNSSLLTEGSVGNTPGY from the coding sequence ATGAAGAAATGGTTTCATCATTTAACCACAGTTCTTGCGGTTGGGGCGGCGGTCCAGGGAATCGGCCAACAGGCGATCGCCCAGACCTATCTTGAAGGCAGATACCCCACCTATCCAGAACATACAAATGATGTGTTTACGCGGGCGCTTTACTACGAATCCCGAGATACCTTCGAAAGCTTTAGAACGGGACAAGTGCTCAATGACTCTTTTGGCGTTTCCCCCTTTGGCATCGATGGTTCTGGCTATCCTGAACACCGTGCCAAGCGCGATATCAAGAAAATAGACATCCTCTACCGCGACATTATGTTGCAACAGGTGGGCAGCGACCCGGTGATCCGCACCCAAGATTTACCTAATCCGTTTAATTCTTCTCTTTTGACGGAAGGATCTGTGGGGAATACCCCCGGTTATTAA
- the queA gene encoding S-adenosylmethionine:tRNA ribosyltransferase-isomerase has protein sequence MTPDQSLSSYDYHLPPERIAQTPVTPRDRSRLLVLDSPTSFQHQRFYQLVDWLQPNDLLVMNNTKVIPARLHGRKTTGAPVEVLLLEEKSAHIWLALVKPGKRFTLGSEVVFTAPNDLSQTLKATVTDRDPETGGRFLEFQLPANQSLWSVLDEFGEIPFPPYVTDSEAAPDQYQTIYADTPGAVAAPTAGLHFTPDLFEQLDQKGINTTFVTLHVGVGTFRPVEVEDITAHDMHYEWIDVPAETIEKIRETKAKGGRVIAVGTTVVRSLEGMAAASGGELQPFRGRTNLFIYPGYQWQVVDGLITNFHLPKSSLLMLVSALISRERLLAVYQEAIAQEYRFYSFGDAMLILPEAKYFSSQGL, from the coding sequence ATGACCCCAGACCAAAGCCTCTCCAGTTATGACTACCATCTGCCGCCGGAGCGCATTGCCCAAACCCCCGTTACCCCCCGCGATCGCTCCCGCCTTTTAGTCCTTGATTCTCCTACAAGTTTTCAACACCAACGTTTCTACCAACTGGTTGATTGGCTTCAGCCCAATGATCTGTTGGTCATGAACAATACCAAGGTGATCCCAGCGCGACTCCATGGTCGCAAAACGACGGGAGCTCCGGTGGAAGTATTGCTTTTAGAAGAAAAATCAGCCCATATTTGGCTGGCCCTTGTGAAACCCGGCAAACGCTTTACTTTGGGATCGGAGGTGGTTTTTACGGCCCCGAATGATTTAAGTCAGACCCTCAAGGCCACAGTAACTGACCGGGATCCAGAAACCGGTGGACGTTTTTTGGAGTTTCAGTTGCCGGCAAACCAAAGCCTCTGGTCTGTGCTGGATGAATTTGGTGAAATTCCCTTCCCCCCCTATGTGACAGATTCCGAAGCTGCACCGGATCAATACCAAACCATTTATGCTGATACCCCAGGAGCCGTGGCTGCACCGACAGCGGGTTTGCATTTTACACCCGATCTATTTGAGCAATTAGACCAAAAGGGCATCAACACAACCTTTGTGACGCTCCATGTGGGGGTCGGCACTTTCCGCCCAGTGGAAGTGGAGGACATCACCGCCCATGATATGCACTATGAATGGATCGATGTCCCGGCAGAAACGATTGAAAAAATCCGGGAAACAAAAGCAAAGGGGGGCCGTGTGATTGCTGTAGGGACGACGGTGGTACGATCGCTTGAGGGAATGGCTGCTGCTTCTGGGGGAGAGTTACAGCCCTTTCGGGGTCGGACCAATCTATTTATTTACCCCGGCTATCAATGGCAGGTGGTGGACGGCCTGATCACGAATTTTCATCTGCCGAAATCAAGTCTACTGATGCTGGTGAGTGCGCTCATTAGCCGGGAAAGATTGCTCGCGGTTTATCAAGAGGCGATCGCCCAAGAATATCGCTTTTATTCCTTTGGGGATGCGATGCTAATCCTACCCGAAGCCAAATATTTCAGTTCCCAAGGATTATAA
- the sigB gene encoding sigma-70 factor, with the protein MPQVNLQQASNNGKGSADMVRTYLREIGRVPLLTHEEEIVYGKQVQRFMVFQERRQALVDVLEREITLEEWAAAVQLTPKELQREINIGERAKRKMIEANLRLVVAIAKKYQKRNLEFLDLIQEGSLGLERGVEKFDPTKGYKFSTYAYWWIRQAITRAIAQQGRTIRLPIHITEKLNKIKKTQRYLAQELGRAATIAEIAEALELEPAQIREYYRIARHPISLDVRVGDNQDTELMDLLEDRDESPDRNVTYELLKQDLRDLIADLTAQQQEVIILRFGLNDGKELSLAKIGKRMNLSRERVRQLERQALNHLRRRRSQIREYLAAS; encoded by the coding sequence ATGCCTCAAGTAAATCTTCAACAAGCTTCCAACAATGGCAAAGGTTCTGCGGATATGGTGCGTACCTATCTTCGGGAAATTGGTCGTGTTCCTCTTTTGACCCATGAAGAAGAAATTGTTTACGGCAAACAGGTACAGCGTTTTATGGTTTTCCAGGAACGTCGTCAAGCTTTAGTGGATGTGCTCGAGCGGGAGATTACCCTCGAAGAGTGGGCGGCGGCGGTACAACTGACCCCGAAGGAACTCCAACGGGAAATTAATATCGGGGAGCGGGCTAAGCGTAAAATGATCGAGGCGAATCTCCGCCTAGTGGTGGCGATCGCCAAAAAATATCAGAAGCGCAACCTCGAATTTTTAGACCTGATCCAAGAGGGTAGTCTTGGTCTTGAGCGGGGTGTAGAGAAATTTGACCCCACCAAGGGCTACAAATTTTCCACCTATGCTTATTGGTGGATCCGCCAAGCGATCACCAGGGCGATCGCCCAACAGGGCCGCACCATCCGCTTACCGATCCACATCACCGAAAAGCTCAATAAAATCAAGAAAACCCAGCGTTACCTTGCCCAAGAATTGGGACGGGCCGCTACCATTGCTGAAATTGCTGAAGCCCTAGAGCTAGAGCCAGCACAAATCCGCGAATATTACCGCATCGCCCGCCATCCCATTTCCCTCGATGTTCGGGTCGGAGATAACCAAGATACCGAGTTAATGGATCTCCTGGAAGATCGAGATGAATCCCCTGATCGCAACGTAACCTACGAGCTACTCAAGCAGGACCTCCGGGATCTCATTGCTGACCTCACTGCCCAACAGCAGGAAGTGATTATCCTCCGCTTTGGTCTCAATGATGGCAAAGAGCTTTCTTTGGCGAAGATTGGCAAACGGATGAACCTCAGTCGTGAGCGGGTGCGCCAATTAGAACGTCAAGCCCTCAACCATCTCCGTCGTCGGCGATCGCAGATCCGAGAATACCTCGCTGCAAGCTAG
- a CDS encoding hypothetical protein (conserved hypothetical protein) — MEISDYNEHSFEDSTAKVFYPNYTDISAMVEPSLHYPIFGAEIPCPHCRQMIPALTLTDSYLCDRHGAFEADPETEILVHLQSSRQWKRWENQWYRQHTHPDGIRFEIHEALDRLYIKGLRATKITIAQRYQTLMGRTLEFKLVPHSESGSAPTTPHLYGLPVHFQEEGDRQSRWQVVNFELATEPGAPQRYPYYYLGYE; from the coding sequence ATGGAAATCTCCGATTATAATGAACACAGCTTTGAGGACAGCACAGCAAAAGTTTTTTATCCGAACTATACCGACATCAGTGCAATGGTTGAACCTAGCTTACATTACCCTATTTTTGGTGCTGAAATTCCCTGTCCCCATTGTCGCCAAATGATTCCGGCCTTGACGTTAACCGATAGTTATCTCTGCGATCGCCATGGCGCATTTGAAGCCGATCCAGAGACGGAAATCCTCGTCCATCTCCAGTCCAGTCGCCAGTGGAAACGCTGGGAAAACCAGTGGTATCGGCAGCATACCCATCCCGATGGCATTCGTTTTGAAATCCACGAGGCCCTCGATCGCCTCTATATCAAAGGACTCCGAGCAACAAAAATCACCATTGCCCAGCGCTACCAAACCCTGATGGGCCGCACTCTCGAGTTTAAGCTTGTCCCTCACTCTGAGAGTGGATCTGCCCCGACAACCCCCCATCTCTATGGGCTACCTGTACATTTCCAAGAAGAAGGCGATCGCCAAAGCCGCTGGCAAGTGGTGAACTTTGAACTGGCAACTGAGCCTGGTGCTCCCCAGCGTTACCCTTACTACTACCTAGGATATGAATAG